ATGCAAATATGAGGGCTGCGTGTACAGCAAAGCTACCAATCACTTCCACTGTATCCGCTCAGGCTGTGGCTTCACCTTTACATCCACCAGCCAGATGACCTCCCACAAACGCAAACATGAGCGTCGGCACATCCGCTCCTCTAATGTCATGGGCCTCTCTTCCACCTTCTTGGCTCCAAAAGACGAACCAGAGGAATCCAGCAACGATGACCTGATGGACTTTTCAGCCATCAGCAGCAAGAACTCCAGCTTAAGTGCTTCACCTACAACCCAGCAGTCCACCACTGTACCGCACTTGTTGACCACACCCACCactgtctcctcctcttctatgTCAAGCCACACGCTCAAGCCCACGCCGTCACTGCCCAGCGCGGGCCAACGGATGTCCAACCTGCTGACTCAGGCCTTGCCCAGCAATATCCCAGTAGCCCTCGCTCTTTCCAACAGCGCTCTTGCCACCTCCAATCCATTCTTCCCCCTCATGCCCAGGCTGCCTCTTCAACCACCAGCCGCCAGCCTGACATCAGCTGCATCTTCCGGAGTCCACTCCATGCCCACTGATTCACTGAGCCAAGGTTGCTCCACTGTGGGGGGAGATGCAGTCATGGCATCTACTCCAACCTCCTTTGCCACCTCCTCTATCATGGAGAAGATCTCTGCCAGCAAGGGCCTGATATCACCCATGATGGCCAGACTGGCAGCTGCCGCCCTGAAGCCCTCCAACAACCCAGATGCAGGTAAGTCATTTTACAAATGGTTGtaataatgttttatattagATAACAAAAAATGATCACAAATCAAATAATTATgaattgtttacatttgtaaaaacaaatgaacaacagCCATTAAAACTATATGATATCCAGAGAGAGTctactgcatgtgtgtgcatgggttCACTCTCTTGCTGTGTGTGGACAGAGAAGGAGAGTGCACTCAGAGGTCATCTCTGTAACTATCCCAGAGCGaagagaaaggcagaaaaaccACTGCTTTCAGGCTTAAAGGGGACATACCGGAGGCATGGTCCTGTGCTCTGGGCTTGTTATTGTGTTGATCGTTTGTTAGATACCCACAATCCATTTGGAGATAAATGCGCTGACAGGGGAGAGTAGAGCCTGTAAAAGTCTCTTATGATGTTCAGAGTGGGGGCTCTTGGGGCTTTTGTCGAACATGTTTCCTCATCATTGGGTCTTATCTCTGCCTGCGCCCGTTCCAAGCAAATGGAGGTGGAATGAAATTAAGTTCAGAAAttgcaagaacaaaaaaaaggggTTTTCGTATCCTCTATGCAAactgataaaaagaagaaaaaaaaaaaagaatttactGAGGCAGAAATGACTCAATGCACCAGAGCAAATAAACAGGCTTTGATACAAGACTGACACACTTGAGTGCATCAGCAAATACACACTTTTTGAATTTCTAGAAACCTTCTGTTTGCATGAAAGCATGTCAGTATCTCTTTAGCATAAACAGAATTCTCATAAATTTTGGAGGTAATTGGCTGCTCTACGTTTATCATATTGTTCTAAACAAAGCCagtggaaatgaaaataaagttttaagtaTTCAATTTTGATAATGCACAACAGAGGATGGTGTGGCATTGGATTAGAGCACATTCTGAGTTTGAGCAGCTGTGGTATGGATTTTAAATGGGACTGCTCCGGATGTTGAGACTGGGAAGGATTACATTTCCTGGTGGTGCTCTCGGAGCAGGACAAGCCCAGGGAGAGAGTTGGGGCAGCTGCTCCAGGCAGCCGAGCTGAGCCCAGGCTGTCAGGCTGAGCTCCACCTCTGGGCTCCAGCAGGTAGTCAGAAAACTGGGAAGGCCCCCACTGAGGGTGGGGCATCCACAGATGGTGCTTTCACCACCCCTCTCATTGGCTCACTCTGAGCTTCAGCTCATGTCTCATTGCAAGGAAACAAAATGGTTTGAAACAAACTCCCAATTCTCAATCACATACACTTTAGTTGACACAGGATAGGGGGTGGCTGTGGTTTTGTTTCTCATATTTGCTTCAAAAAATGTGTAAACAGGACATTTGgggcaaaaataaaaaggaagtgGTTTGTGCTTGGCTCTTGAAAAGGTGTGAGAAAAGTCACTGTGTTTGTGGCTATTTTTCAAAGGCCTTATTTTTTCATTAGGTTGTGAAACTTTGTCTCTTTTATGgcaaaatgtgcattttcttgtttatgCCTTCagtatttctctgtttttttttctattaatgttCTGCTCTAATTTACCCCTAAGTGTTTTTCCCAGAGATTCAAGCATCTGAAGGGTTTACTAATTAGACACACAGTACAAATGATCTTTCACAAGCTCTGTATCTTATCCGGAGTAATTACATGCTGGTGCATTATTCCTGGATAatttccagaaagaagctgcTTTGAGTCAAACTCATTTGTTCTCCCTCCTTgggaagtgaaaaaaaaaaaacttaaaattcaTGAAGTGCATCagagaaagatttttttatcataatCCACCTTAAACCTTCATGTTCTCCTCTGATTTAGTGAAGTAATATTTTACTCAGCCTGCTGATCATGTGTAGATCACAATGAGTGGCTGCTCTTGATGTAATGTGCTCTCATTTCGTCTGAGAGTTGATTTAATTGTCAATGACAAGGCAGGATTTGTCTGGCTAGTTAATTTTGGGTATACTCTTATCAAGTAGGGGGAAGGGATGGATGGCTGGACGTGGACTTGGTTAGTGTTCATTGACCTCAAACCAGACGCAAAATTATTTGACTGCTGTTTTCCTTTGTAACCCCACCCCTGCCCCACCCCCAGCCCCTCCAACCTTAGTCTTTGTCAAACAGAACTGACACTGACACTGACACTTCCCCATCTCCTAGCTGAGAAGACAAGGCCCAAGACTGGCTTTTCCATTCCTATTCTCCCTGATATGTCTCTGGGTCATCTTGTGGCAGGGGAGGGAAACTCTGCTTGGTTTCCCCTTTATGTAGGATAGTcctggttttttttgttttttttcccccctcttgcAATGAATCCTCACCAGGCTGAGGGCTAAAGGCCCACACTTGGTCGCCCATGACCTTGCCTGTCACTTTCCCTCAACACCAGGCCTGAATCCTAAACAACAGAATTCTCACCAAACCGATAAAGGCTTCTGGTGCACACCACTCCTGTTTTAGTGTCTCAGAGGCAACGTCAGAGCCATCACACCTCCCACTCACatatattttctaaaataaaccACCACTTATTGTCAGCCAGAAGCTCTGCCTTCTCTGTATAGCCCCAGGACAAATTAATATTTCAACCCCCTGGGATTGGGAGGGGGACACAATTCACCTTCCTGTCAGCATTTTTACCTCAGGTCGTCCCctggtgtttatttatttcaattcaGCTCTCCTGTCCACACTCACGGCATTCACTGAATACCTATTTGGAGGAGACTGTGATCGAGAGGTCACGCTATTTGAACCAATCTGATTGGCTGTCAGCTCCAATCTGACCGACATAGCACCTCTTTTCCTTGTGGGTACACTCAGTGGCATTGGCCGCTGTCCGTTGTCAGGCCAACAAGGAGCCTGAGAAGGTGGGAAGGGATagggatggagggagggtgGGGGCAGTCTGAGACTGCCACTTTCCCTCAGCATTAGCATCTCACTTAATGACCAGTTAAGAGGCAGCCTGGCAAATGAGTTGTGACAAGTGCTGCAGAAAAAGGAGTCTTTTTCCCTCATATCTCCCGCCTCTCAATCACCATTTAAAAGGCTTGACGGCCTGACATAATTTTGCAATAATTATCACTCGGAGTATTCTTTTCGGGCCAGGACAGAAGTCAGATTGGATCTCATCATAGGGTAATAATGCTGACCAACAATAACTTTGTTGTCTCTTCTCTCTGCATCTCTGGCACGATCCTCAGGGAACGGGCAGCCGGCTTCAGCCAACCAGTTCAATCTGGTTCAAGTGAAGCAGGAGCCACTAGACGCCAACTCTGGGGTTTCCCAGGACTCCACGCAAGAACATAGCCTAGACCTGAGCAAGAAAGACCACAGGTATACAGACACATGCTATTTTTAAggttcttatatatttataaattttaataaatgagCAAATGATTATATTTTGATTGACTGATCTTTTCTCCATCTTTGGCAGCATTGGTTATATCCACAATTATTTATTAGAAAGATGCTTTTTATGTAAACATGCACAGAATAATAGAATCTTCATCATATTCTCCATTTTTGTGTGAGAAGCATGTTTACATAACCCTTCAACACCAATCTTTCCCCACCTGACAGTAGATCTTATTTCTTAAGAAGacagcatttttcttcttcattataCTTGCACAGCTCATGTGATAAATAGTAATATTTACTGTTCTCATGCAAATCTTGGCTAAACATTGTTCATTTTCCTTGTTCCAGTAATGAATCAAACGGACACCCTGTACCAGGGAATACATCTCTTTTATCCTCGCTTATGAATAAGGTAAGATCCATCCATCAAACGCCTTTCATCCCAAGACAAATTAGCAGAACACGGAGGggcctgtttgttttttaatgtttcaccGCTAATAAGATGAGTTTGTATCATTTAAATTTTCCAGCCATTTTTCATACAGTGTAATTTTCACTGCACCTCTCACAAATTAATATAATGAAGCAGTAGCTGGTTGCCATGCCAGATATAtagagatgtttgttttttgatgaGCTGTTCTGAACTCGCCGTCcattttttctccctctttatACTTTTTCTTCCCCGCCTCACTCTACATTTATTCATAGAGTTtataaattatttgattaaaaagtcagaggaagaaaaacaagaaggcGCTGCCCTCATTTTTTAACAAGTCTAAATGTTAGTGTATGGAAATTTAACTGTGTGTATGTTCTTGTGAAGATTAAAAGGAACATTGTCATAGTCATATATCTTATCTGATTGATACAAATGTGCTGAGTTGTTTGCGTCACATTGATGATGTAAGggcagattattttttttcatttttttctactcTTGTCGACTTATCAAGACCTTTTCCCGTCCCTTTATGCTTCCTCTCCACATGCACAACATCTTTTAAACCTTTTGCACCAGTAAGCAACCTAACCAAAGTTATAGTCATAAAACCCACAGTGGAGTTGTTTAACAGCTTAACCGTTGTCATGTCAGACTTTCTGGGGGTTGCTTCAAGCCAGCACATCACATGAAAGAGTTAATAGCTGCCCCCAGAGGATGCTTCACAAATGCACTTGGCCCGAAGTCAAGCAAAAGCCTGGATGTTTGTGATTCTGTctgctctcttttgttttgccaAATTCTGTccgtgtgtgtggttgtgtgtatttgttattCTCACATTGTCACTAACATATGCAAGAGTTGGTGCTTACAAATATGCAGCTAACCTAGCGGCTTATGGtttatgtgctgtgttttgTAGATGCAGATGAACCCTGCCCTTTTAAATGCTGTGAACCTGAAGACGGAGCTGGAGGGAGGCCAGGGCAACGACACTTCTGAGGCAGCTCAGTATCTGAACCGAGTGCTGAAGAGGCCCCTGCCAGAAAAACCCTCTGAGATCTGGAGAACATACCTTCGcaggtaagaaaaaaacaaagaaagaaaaaattactCATTCATTTTGATAGTGAGAAAACAGTACTCGTGAGGTCCTTTCCTGTAAATACTAATCCTCACATACTGTACTGCATCACTGGAAACCCCCCGAAACCAAAAGAATACGAATCTTTCAGGAATTCAGCACAACTTACAGTATGACAGGCCAAAAAAGAACTTACTGTCAGATGAGCAGCTAAACGACTGTCTTTTCTGTTGGTGCTGAGAAATCAGTCAATTTTGTCTTATCTGTCTATGTGAAGGTTTGACACAGATGACTTCTGTGAGGCTCAGTGTGACTTCCTTCAGAAAGTGCACTTTCACTGCATGGTAGAGGACTGCGGTGCACTCTTCAGCACCGTGGATGGGGCCATAAAACACGCTAAGTGAGTGTCACCTGTTCACGTTCAGAAAATAcactcatttttgttttatagatcAGCATTAAACCGAGCTCTCCTCTGTCTTTCAGCTTCCACCTCCGAGCCACCTTGAAAGTAAAGTCAGAGCCTCCGTTCACTGATGGCAAGGAGTCCAGCGAGGCAGCCTCGCTGCAGCCTGTTGCCCCTGTTTCTATGGCCAACAATCCCTCTATGGATGTGGCACACCTCACTCCCTCTGGCGGCTACAACTCACCTCCTCCCTCCCTGCTGGCCTGGAAGCAGTTGACCGGCAGCATCCCTCAGATGCCAGCCTCGATGCCCAATCTGCCAGCAAACTCCCCTTTGGCTACCACCTCTCTGGAGAACGCTAAGCCACAAGTCAAACCTGGTTTTCTGCAGTTCCAGGAAAAGtatgaaaaaatataatattCAAAAACAGCTCAATAtgttgcttttatctttttctccCAGAGctgtttaaactgtgtttttcattttcattaatcCAGTGATCCCTGCTTGGCTACTGACTGTAAATACTCTAACAAGTTCCACTTCCACTGCTTGTTTGGGAACTGCAAGTATGTGTGCAAGACCTCTGGAAAGGCAGAGTCCCATTGTTTGGACCACATCAACCCCAACAACAACCTGGTCAACGTCCGTGACCAGTTTTCCTACTACTCTCTTCAGTGTCTCTGTCCCAACCAGGTGAGTGTGGCTTGATAACTTAGCCAAGAGCTGTCTGACTGTCATCTCCCAGAGGTTTCTAAGCATGAAGTATGCTATCTATTAGACCAGTATTTGAGGTTATTTGACTCAAGGCTTTCACAACCACTGCTCCCCGTCTTCCATCTCTGCTGAGAAAGACAGTCGACTCACCCCAGTAATGCCTGTTTATATGTCAATGATGTCATTTTGACTGCCGCATTCTCCTCTCAGAAAAGGCCAATTTAGCTGATATTACCCAATAAATCATTGTCACTTGCACAGTAAACAAGGCTGTCTGGAATAGGGCAAAAATCAGGGGAATGCTTCGCAAATGAAACCTAAATGGCAGCCCCTGCCTGCTCTCATGAGCCCGTATTTGGAAAACGGTTTAAATGAATTCATTAATGTGTCGAAAATCACCCCTCTCACAAAAagtctcctcctccctcccttccACTACCCTTCCTCCTCCCTTTAGTCTCCATCTCCTGAACTGAGCAGATCTTATTTGGCCCAGTCCTCTGGGATCTGGGCCTCACAAACAGATGGTGGTGTACAGACATGTTAGAGAGGAGGGGGGTAAAAAGCCTGGAAAAATCAAAGTAATTGTTGAAATGTGGGATGTTCCAAAtaaccagaaaggaaaaggtGTTGATTATGTTTTTGTGGAAAGTTTGTTTAACATTCTTTTTACACAAGATACATCATATTAGAATTAATTAGatctcttttttatgtttttgtttttttgcttccaAACACTCATAAGCTTTGATTGctaaaactttgaaaaaaaatatctccACTACAGCAATGTGAGTTCAGAATGAGGGGCCACTATCACTGTCTGCGACCTGGCTGCTTCTTTGTCACTAACATCACCACCAAGCTGCCGTGGCACATCAAGAAGCACGAGAAGGCAGAGCGCCGTGCCGCCAATGGCTTCAAATATTTCACCAAGAGGGAGGAATGTGGGAGGCTGGGTAAGAATAAAAATCCATTTGATCCTGTATACGTTTTGGCCTGTTTGACTCTTGTTACACACCAAAATCTCCATGTCAACCTGAATAGCTTTTGATGATATTTTGCCAGGAGAGATGTGTGGATTATAGGTGTTACACTGAAAGAGATGTAGATTGATTTGTACTGGCTGTTGCAAGAGGATATTCTGTGTTTACAAAGGGAGAGAGACCAGTGTTGGCAAACATGGTGTCGTGCTTTGTGAGAGGTTTAAGAGGCATGAAACAAGGCTGCCTCGTAGgttttgttgctgcattttGCATATTCACAAAGGCACCTGAAGTCCCAAAGGAAGTCTTGCTTGTACTACTATATGAGCAAAGAGGGCAATCACATCCAggttgttttcctctttcttttgcCCCTGTCAGAAATGAGCAATTaggtttgtgtttgttaatTATCTGGCTTGTCTGGTTTAGCCTGTTTATGTTCTGAAGCTGCGCCTCACAACCACCGCTGCCATCACACAGAAATGAATTAAAAGTGATCTGTTTTTTTCAGGCTGTTACACAAGCTTTTCAGAACGtagaaacaaagcaaacaaaaccaggccctaaacagctgttttttgtcCCCAGCCTGATCTGCCAACTGCATTGTTCGGGCTGGGGGAAAAACAGAAAGGATTACCATCGCCAGCGCTCCAGTCATAAAGAATTGATGGGTTGCCAGTATCCATGGTAGCAACATTAAACTGAACACCGCTGATGATGTTACCTGGTTTCTGTCTCACAAAAGGGCCTCTGTGTCACGGGGGTTACTGTTATTTGCTCAACTTTGCGTGTCTAAAACATTGTGTGTGCAAAAGCTATTTGATGacacagacatgtttttctCTTAAACTGGGTGCCATGGTTACTGACATGCTAACACCTGCCCAGCATGTTACTCTTTCAATTATTTCTGCCTGCTTTTATATAATGGTATTTGATTAACAGGCACAAAATGgaataatcatttaatttgaaatcaTAAAGCAATTAGAGCCAGACCGgttaaaacaagagaaaagaacAGAAGACTGGGAAGCAGACAGCAGAACAATGCAGAACAAAAGGAGAAATGACAATGGAGATACTTTGAGAAATGAATTTAATATGGTAATAATCATATATTTACTTTGGTTTGCAGGGATGTGTGCATTATTGGCCCACAGAAAATgagaatttatttatgtaaattccTAATTGAATAAAGCATGTCAGTGTAATAAAAGAGCTCCACAGGTTTAGTGCACAGAAGCCTTGACTTGCTCAGTGTGACACCAGTGATCTAATATTCCTCCTACATGTACACTCTGAAACACTTTGAAACTCGACCCCTCTTTTGTCAGAGCTAtattatgaaattaaaaaaactaaaaatatttcactttgtgTTTGATCTAATCACAACACCCTTCCACAGATAGTGTTGCATTTAACGTTTTAGCCGGTTTTGGATGCCTTGGAATGAGCCAAAGACAAATTAATCTGCAAATGGAGCGTTTACAGCTGTCACTGTTTTGTCTTTGGCAGGTTGTAAGTATAACCAAGTCAACAGCCACTTCCACTGCATCCGAGAGGGTTGCCAGTTCTCCTTCCTGCTGAAGCACCAGATGACCTCACACGCACGCAAACACATGAGGCGGATGCTGGGGAAGAACTTTGACAGAGTCCCATCCCAGGTatgaacacaaacagaaatgagattttcattaatttactttttttttaaaacttcagagaagtaatgctttttttttttttttttttttggctacaTGATTTATGCACCAACTgttttttcagtgttgtttgtttttcagtgttgagTTTCCTGTTCAATGAGTCAGATTCAAGGAAAGAGTTTGTTCATTTGGTGCTCTTCTGTAAAAAGAGAGTAGCACTCATATCCTGTCAGGCCAGTCAACGACAAATTGTTCATGACATTCTTTCATTGAAATTTTTCACACTGGAGTGAGCACAATTTCCTCACTTCATCTCAGGTGCACGTTATGTactgtttttaaacatgtgGATTTTCTAGTTCTGTTTGTTCCATTTTCTCACTTACCAGCACTCATGAGACAGAAGTATTAATTCTAAGAAGTTAATTCTTCTCTCTTTTAACATATTGAgaaattcttgtttttatgccaAGAGCCAACGCTTGCATAAATGACTCATTAAACCCCAaaccatttgtttaaaatgttcctttaCAGTAAGGATGACTTGTCTTCCAGGTGTTGCCGCTTGGCCAGAGGGGGGATGATATGCAGCATGCATCCGGTATGGTGTCTGGGCCCATGGCAGCCCAGCATGGCATCACCTCCAGCTTCTCCACTTGCATAGATGAAACTGATGACTATATGGACTACATGGGAGCAGGAGGCAGCCCCTTGGGCCTCTCTTCTGAGTCCTCCAACCAGGACCGAAGCTGCACTAGCACACCTGTAGGCAACGATAGCTCTCCAGCAGGTGAGGATAAGTAATAAGTAGTCCCAGCAGGTCAGCATGTTGacctttaataaagtttttttttttttttttttatcctgaacATCATGCTTTACTCAATCTACACTTGCATACTTCACCAAAAAGCCAGAAACATGtcatttcatgctttttttcaATCACGTATTTTATGATTCAGCAGTTTAACTTACAATCAATGAAGATAATAGTCATAGTATAGACTGATGACTCTGCTGTTTTCTTATGTTCTGCGTTGTGGACAAGACATTTTGCAGCTTGCCTGGTCATTGTCATAAAGTCTCCGTTCTATACATTAGTGGTCTGAGTTATTGTGCTGAATGTAGCTTATCACATTTTCTTCTGGCCAGATATCATCATCCCTGTAGCTTTATATCTACTTTAGCGTTTTTACTtggctgataaaattaaagGAAATGAGAATGTGCCTCTTTAATCCCAAACTTACTGAACGGTTCTCTGTTTTTTGCTAAATCTAAGCCTAACGGATTCTCACATTTCTTCATGTGTTGTCAATATTATCCACTACTCTCGTCATTGTTGTTTTGGCTGGTGTTTGGGTTACTTGTCTTGAATGGGCCTCATTTTGTATCATTCTCTTATCTTTtatctttccttcttttaccTCCCatccctctgtgtgtgtgtgtctgtgtgtgtgtgtatgtatgtgtgtgtgattttttgccctttgtgtgtttctgtgtacgTGTTTTCCCCTTCTCGCCTGTCTTTCACCCCCTTCTGGTCAACCTGTCTCTCCAGGACAAGGCTACCCCACCACCACTTCTGCTCCTACCACCCCTGCTGACACTAGCGCTACCCAAAATGCACCTTCTtcttcccctcctcctcctccgccaccaccaccaccaccactgccACCACCTCCCTCCGCTCCTCAGCCTGGCCTCCAGTCCCAGGCCAcatctctctctcctgctctccTTCGACCTGCTCTCCCCTCACTCCCATACCTCCTTTCTCCATCCTGTCTGTCATACTCTCTGCTCAGCGCCTCTCTGGGAGCCACTCGGAGTGTTGTCATGCCAACCAACACACCAGCTTTCAGCCCCATCATTGCCACTCCGTCTTCGGTTAAAAATGACGTCCCTATAGTGCAGGATGCTGCAGGTACTTATCCCCGGCGCAAACCAACACTGCAGCTGTCACTCTCAATTACTGAGTCTTGTGCAGCATTTAACTGTGTGATCCAGCCTTTCTTTGCATTATTGTCATGGAGAGATGAAAAATTAAGAGGCATGCAAAAAGCCTAAATTTATGTGGAAATGATTCAAtataacagtaaaacaaaaatgtgcataATTTCTCCAAATACACTTTTTTGTGTACTCTCATGTTTAGCATTTTTAAGGATTAAAAGTTTAAGTAGTAAATTGGGCACCTGCATATGAAGCCTGGGCCTTGTTTAGTTTCCATTAACAAGACTGCATCAGCAGCTTCTTATTTTAATCACGCCTCAAGTTTTATCGAGCCCCACTGCTTCCTGTCTTGCAGAACAGGGATCATATCATTAGCAGTGACCCCAGGGTGTTGCAAAAGGTGGGTGCCCCTCATAAAACAACATGGAGATAAGAGGGCTGCTTAAGACTCACAGCTCTGCCTCTGTTTGGAGGCTGGAGACACCCTGTAAAAGTGTCATATTCCACAGTCAATCTATCATTTTCTCCCTCCCTAATCATTCTGGGAAttaggaattaaaaaaatatatatatatgtggctCTCTGTGCTTACTCAGCTGTGAACCACTTCTGGCTGAGTAGAGTTCAACTCAGGAGTTTTAACCCAGACACCAATTTGCTTGTAGTTTGTGGGTTTTGTGTTGTGGATCAACTGATTAATCTTTAATGTGCTTCCTCTTTTCTTCAGGCAACACCATCTCCATTCCCACAGCCACTGGTGCAAAGAAGCGCTTCTGGATCATCGAGGACATGTCACCATTTGGCAAGCGCCGCAAGACAGCATCATCGCGTAAGATGCTTGATGAGGGGATGATGCTGGAGGGCTTCCGGCGCTACGACCTGTATGAGAACTGCAAGGACGCAGGCTGTCAGTTTTCTCTGAAGGTGACCCACTACCACTGCACTCGTGAGAACTGCGGCTACAAATTCTGCGGCCGCACCCACATGTACAAACACGCACAGCACCACGACCGCGTGGACAACCTGGTCCTGGACGACTTCAAGCGTTTTAAATCCTCGCTTAGCTGCAACTTCCCTGACTGCCAGTTTTCCGGCAACAGCACCCACTTCCACTGTCTCCGCTGTGGTTTCCGCTGCACTGACAGCACCAAGGTGACGGCCCATCGCAAGCACCATGGCAAGCAAGATGTGATCAGTGCTGCTGGCTTCTGCCAGTTCAGCTCCAGTGCTGACTGTGAGGTTCCAGACTGCAAATATAAGCTTAAGTGCTCACACTTCCACTGCACCTTCCCTGAGTGTAAGCACACAGTAGTGGGTATGTCCCAGATGGACTCCCATAAGAGAAAGCATGAGAAGCAGGAGCGGGGTGAGCTGCCATCTGTGTCACCAAAACAGGAAGGAGTGCACCACTTGGCAGGAAACGTGGCGGCGGTGGCTCCCTCCTCCATGAGTCTTTCTACTTCCTCACCTGGCGGCCTCCATGGGCTGTCCCACAACATTAACAGCAGTGCTCCCTCCATGCTCTACCAGACGGGTGGCATCAGTTCTGACTATAACCACTCATACCCACTGTCATCCATCAACCTAGATAGCTCCCTCAATCTGGGCACTGACACCAGCAGCTCCCTGTTCTTCCTGAAGAACGCAGCAGGTCTGGGTCTCAGCGACTCGCTGGACCTCAGCAAGAAGGTGCACCACAATGCCATGCGATTAGGCCACAATCTCACGCCCCATCTGGGTCTGCCTGCAGCGCAGGACGACACCACAGGGACATCTGGAGAGGCTGAAGATGACATGTCGCCAGAGGAAGAGGCACCTGcagaagaagaggatgatgacgatgaggaggatgaggaggaagaggcagaGGATGATCTCAACTCTGACTCAAATGATGATTCGGCGGCAGAGCCTGATGGTGAAAAGGACAACGGTGAGAGTTTTGATGCTTCCGTTAACCATATTGATACTTCCCAATTGAAAAAGCAAGACACTGAcccataaagaaaaaaaactgaaaacaaagaaataaaaaaacccaACAGTGACTGTAGGAGCTGCAGAAAAATCCTGTGTACTATGAATTAACTAAAATGAAAGTGGCCTCATTCATCATGCTTATAGACTTCAAGtgacaacaagaaaacaacagcaGTGTGGAAATAATGACGGCCTGAAATGATTTATCATGATGTTTACAAGATGACCAACATTATTAATTCaattatgcattaaaaaatatgaaCGGAGACACACAGAGTTAGGCCCTGTTTTACATGTGGGGCAGCAATGTAAAGCATTTTACTACACATCAGTCTTTTTGTGTGAGTGCATGTttgactttaatttattttctttttttttcacttttttgtgtgtgaaaaaaaacatgttat
This region of Melanotaenia boesemani isolate fMelBoe1 chromosome 13, fMelBoe1.pri, whole genome shotgun sequence genomic DNA includes:
- the casz1 gene encoding zinc finger protein castor homolog 1 isoform X1 is translated as MPCFVERILPGQEGEVRQSAEGGLLPAERSLCTETTSGKSKMAAKRKGGLKLNAICAKLSRQVVYDSSSQNAEGDQSVAENSERGSSHYDDNETNFPESLSLSQSLEEDQKRREAIEKWVNGEYGEEPPVPDDEQEPELKASNDEDGPPEGVYMVQPKGCSDEEDNGEEPEAAVGSHDGSYHDDKEAEDRLPKDNSYMSQSETQSRQAPFSSPGEASALRDYAANTMNEFLGMFGYDDQQVRDELTKKISIEKLKAATSDTSSLSSEVSRRAHLSKYEEYIRKLKAGETPPWPMHASPPKPDDLNSKLTQEKSATMLQISGRLTGAEAPIYPSSMDHKQPVAPQLGNSQPSNPSHMQNIASRPSKYDFYIQKLKMGESLQQQNGNTYKRPSKYDLENVKFLHLFKPGEGNPDMGGAIAFKTGKVGRPSKYDIRSIQKLIPGNPEAPLMPNVLVTTQGNTGAPGVPTVAAAGASIAPGLTVDQAGHISFNAADYIKSSFSKTDSITTGTVSSVKNGLPPDKPASDDINLYQKYIARFSGSQHCGHVHCAYQYREHYHCMDTDCNYQVSRFTSKQDVIRHYNMHKKRDNSLQHGFMRFSPLDDCSVYYHGCHLNGKSTHYHCMQMGCSKVYTSTSDVMTHENFHKKNAQLINDGFQRFRATEDCGTVGCQFYGQKTTHFHCRRPGCTFTFKNKCDIEKHKSYHIKDDAYAKDGFKKFYKYEECKYEGCVYSKATNHFHCIRSGCGFTFTSTSQMTSHKRKHERRHIRSSNVMGLSSTFLAPKDEPEESSNDDLMDFSAISSKNSSLSASPTTQQSTTVPHLLTTPTTVSSSSMSSHTLKPTPSLPSAGQRMSNLLTQALPSNIPVALALSNSALATSNPFFPLMPRLPLQPPAASLTSAASSGVHSMPTDSLSQGCSTVGGDAVMASTPTSFATSSIMEKISASKGLISPMMARLAAAALKPSNNPDAGNGQPASANQFNLVQVKQEPLDANSGVSQDSTQEHSLDLSKKDHSNESNGHPVPGNTSLLSSLMNKMQMNPALLNAVNLKTELEGGQGNDTSEAAQYLNRVLKRPLPEKPSEIWRTYLRRFDTDDFCEAQCDFLQKVHFHCMVEDCGALFSTVDGAIKHANFHLRATLKVKSEPPFTDGKESSEAASLQPVAPVSMANNPSMDVAHLTPSGGYNSPPPSLLAWKQLTGSIPQMPASMPNLPANSPLATTSLENAKPQVKPGFLQFQENDPCLATDCKYSNKFHFHCLFGNCKYVCKTSGKAESHCLDHINPNNNLVNVRDQFSYYSLQCLCPNQQCEFRMRGHYHCLRPGCFFVTNITTKLPWHIKKHEKAERRAANGFKYFTKREECGRLGCKYNQVNSHFHCIREGCQFSFLLKHQMTSHARKHMRRMLGKNFDRVPSQVLPLGQRGDDMQHASGMVSGPMAAQHGITSSFSTCIDETDDYMDYMGAGGSPLGLSSESSNQDRSCTSTPVGNDSSPAGQGYPTTTSAPTTPADTSATQNAPSSSPPPPPPPPPPPLPPPPSAPQPGLQSQATSLSPALLRPALPSLPYLLSPSCLSYSLLSASLGATRSVVMPTNTPAFSPIIATPSSVKNDVPIVQDAAGNTISIPTATGAKKRFWIIEDMSPFGKRRKTASSRKMLDEGMMLEGFRRYDLYENCKDAGCQFSLKVTHYHCTRENCGYKFCGRTHMYKHAQHHDRVDNLVLDDFKRFKSSLSCNFPDCQFSGNSTHFHCLRCGFRCTDSTKVTAHRKHHGKQDVISAAGFCQFSSSADCEVPDCKYKLKCSHFHCTFPECKHTVVGMSQMDSHKRKHEKQERGELPSVSPKQEGVHHLAGNVAAVAPSSMSLSTSSPGGLHGLSHNINSSAPSMLYQTGGISSDYNHSYPLSSINLDSSLNLGTDTSSSLFFLKNAAGLGLSDSLDLSKKVHHNAMRLGHNLTPHLGLPAAQDDTTGTSGEAEDDMSPEEEAPAEEEDDDDEEDEEEEAEDDLNSDSNDDSAAEPDGEKDNGESFDASVNHIDTSQLKKQDTDP